In Ovis aries strain OAR_USU_Benz2616 breed Rambouillet chromosome 14, ARS-UI_Ramb_v3.0, whole genome shotgun sequence, a single genomic region encodes these proteins:
- the SLC7A10 gene encoding asc-type amino acid transporter 1 isoform X8 — MYPTSLAVISMTFSNYVLQPVFPNCIPPAAASRALSMACLMLLTWVNSSSVRWATRIQDVFTGGKLLALSLIIGVGFVQIFQGHFEELRPSNAFDFWMMPSVGHLALAFLQGSFAFSGWNFLNYVTEELVDPRKNLPRAIFISIPLVTFVYTFTNVAYFTAMSPQELLASNAVAVTFGEKLLGYFSWVMPVSVALSTFGGINGYLFTSSRLCFSGAREGHLPSLLAMIHVRRCTPIPALLVCCGATAVIMLVGDTYTLINYVSFINYLCYGVTILGLLVLRWRRPALHRPIKVNLLIPVAYLVFWAFLLVFSFISEPMVCGVGVIIILTGVPVFFLGAFWRSKPKCVHRLTGLPRGGGKWPLPALPTACHGQALEDTMRHLWSLKQLFLFTCCLLRRCFCKKKKKIFFLGKNKKSSDSYKGLVRKP; from the exons ATGTACCCCACGAGCCTGGCTGTCATCTCCATGACTTTCTCCAACTACGTGCTGCAGCCGGTGTTCCCCAACTGCATCCCGCCGGCCGCCGCCTCCCGTGCACTCTCCATGGCTTGCCTGA TGCTCTTGACGTGGGTGAACAGCTCGAGTGTGCGCTGGGCCACGCGCATCCAGGACGTGTTCACCGGCGGGAAGCTGCTGGCCCTCTCACTCATCATTGGCGTGGGCTTTGTCCAGATCTTCCAAG GACACTTCGAGGAGCTGAGGCCCAGCAATGCCTTTGACTTCTGGATGATGCCATCCGTGGGCCACCTGGCCCTGGCCTTCCTCCAGGGCTCCTTCGCCTTCAGTGGCTGGAACTTCCTCAACTACGtcacagaggagctggtggaccCTCGAAA GAACCTACCTCGTGCCATCTTCATCTCCATCCCCCTGGTGACCTTTGTGTACACCTTCACCAATGTCGCCTACTTCACTGCCATGTCCCCCCAGGAGCTGCTGGCCTCCAATGCCGTGGCCGTG ACCTTCGGGGAGAAGCTGCTGGGCTACTTTTCTTGGGTCATGCCCGTCTCCGTGGCACTTTCCACTTTTGGAGGGATCAATGGCTACCTGTTCACCTCCTCCAG ACTGTGCTTCTCTGGTGCCCGAGAGGGGCACCTGCCCAGCCTGCTAGCCATGATCCACGTCAGACGCTGCACCCCTATTCCCGCCCTCCTCGTCTGT TGCGGGGCCACGGCAGTCATCATGCTCGTGGGAGACACGTACACGCTCATCAACTACGTGTCCTTCATCAACTACCTCTGCTATGGTGTCACCATCCTGGGCCTGCTCGTGCTGCGCTGGAGGCGGCCGGCGCTCCACAGGCCCATCAAG GTGAACCTCCTCATCCCCGTGGCGTATTTGGTCTTCTGGGCATTCCTGCTGGTCTTCAGCTTCATCTCGGAGCCCATGGTGTGTGGGGTAGGCGTTATCATCATCCTCACGGGGGTGCCCGTCTTCTTCCTGGGAGCATTCTGGAGAAGCAAACCAAAGTGTGTGCACAGACTCACAG GGCtccccagaggaggaggaaaatggcccCTGCCAgccctccccactgcctgccACGGACAAGCCCTTGAAGACACAATGAGACATTTGTGGAGCCTGAAGCAGCTGTTTCTGTTTACATGTTGTTTATTGAGGAGgtgtttttgcaaaaaaaaaaaaaaaatttttttcctggggaaaaataaaaagagctctGACTCTTACAAGGGCTTGGTAAGGAAGCCCTGA
- the SLC7A10 gene encoding asc-type amino acid transporter 1 isoform X1, with the protein MAGHTQQPSGRGNPGPAPSPSPGRGPGPGTSERVALKKEIGLVSACTIIIGNIIGSGIFISPKGVLEHSGSVGLALFVWVLGGGITALGSLCYAELGVAIPKSGGDYAYVTEIFGGLAGFLLLWSAVLIMYPTSLAVISMTFSNYVLQPVFPNCIPPAAASRALSMACLMLLTWVNSSSVRWATRIQDVFTGGKLLALSLIIGVGFVQIFQGHFEELRPSNAFDFWMMPSVGHLALAFLQGSFAFSGWNFLNYVTEELVDPRKNLPRAIFISIPLVTFVYTFTNVAYFTAMSPQELLASNAVAVTFGEKLLGYFSWVMPVSVALSTFGGINGYLFTSSRLCFSGAREGHLPSLLAMIHVRRCTPIPALLVCCGATAVIMLVGDTYTLINYVSFINYLCYGVTILGLLVLRWRRPALHRPIKVNLLIPVAYLVFWAFLLVFSFISEPMVCGVGVIIILTGVPVFFLGAFWRSKPKCVHRLTGLPRGGGKWPLPALPTACHGQALEDTMRHLWSLKQLFLFTCCLLRRCFCKKKKKIFFLGKNKKSSDSYKGLVRKP; encoded by the exons TGGTGAGCGCCTGTACCATCATCATCG GAAACATCATTGGCTCGGGCATCTTCATCTCCCCCAAAGGGGTCCTAGAGCACTCTGGCTCTGTGGGTCTGGCCCTCTTCGTCTGGGTCCTGGGTGGAGGCATCACTGCCCTGGGCTCACTCTGCTATGCAGAGCTGGGAGTGGCCATCCCCAAGTCTGGCGGGGACTACGCCTATGTCACTGAGATCTTTGGGGGCCTGGCTGG CTTCCTGCTGCTCTGGAGCGCCGTGCTCATCATGTACCCCACGAGCCTGGCTGTCATCTCCATGACTTTCTCCAACTACGTGCTGCAGCCGGTGTTCCCCAACTGCATCCCGCCGGCCGCCGCCTCCCGTGCACTCTCCATGGCTTGCCTGA TGCTCTTGACGTGGGTGAACAGCTCGAGTGTGCGCTGGGCCACGCGCATCCAGGACGTGTTCACCGGCGGGAAGCTGCTGGCCCTCTCACTCATCATTGGCGTGGGCTTTGTCCAGATCTTCCAAG GACACTTCGAGGAGCTGAGGCCCAGCAATGCCTTTGACTTCTGGATGATGCCATCCGTGGGCCACCTGGCCCTGGCCTTCCTCCAGGGCTCCTTCGCCTTCAGTGGCTGGAACTTCCTCAACTACGtcacagaggagctggtggaccCTCGAAA GAACCTACCTCGTGCCATCTTCATCTCCATCCCCCTGGTGACCTTTGTGTACACCTTCACCAATGTCGCCTACTTCACTGCCATGTCCCCCCAGGAGCTGCTGGCCTCCAATGCCGTGGCCGTG ACCTTCGGGGAGAAGCTGCTGGGCTACTTTTCTTGGGTCATGCCCGTCTCCGTGGCACTTTCCACTTTTGGAGGGATCAATGGCTACCTGTTCACCTCCTCCAG ACTGTGCTTCTCTGGTGCCCGAGAGGGGCACCTGCCCAGCCTGCTAGCCATGATCCACGTCAGACGCTGCACCCCTATTCCCGCCCTCCTCGTCTGT TGCGGGGCCACGGCAGTCATCATGCTCGTGGGAGACACGTACACGCTCATCAACTACGTGTCCTTCATCAACTACCTCTGCTATGGTGTCACCATCCTGGGCCTGCTCGTGCTGCGCTGGAGGCGGCCGGCGCTCCACAGGCCCATCAAG GTGAACCTCCTCATCCCCGTGGCGTATTTGGTCTTCTGGGCATTCCTGCTGGTCTTCAGCTTCATCTCGGAGCCCATGGTGTGTGGGGTAGGCGTTATCATCATCCTCACGGGGGTGCCCGTCTTCTTCCTGGGAGCATTCTGGAGAAGCAAACCAAAGTGTGTGCACAGACTCACAG GGCtccccagaggaggaggaaaatggcccCTGCCAgccctccccactgcctgccACGGACAAGCCCTTGAAGACACAATGAGACATTTGTGGAGCCTGAAGCAGCTGTTTCTGTTTACATGTTGTTTATTGAGGAGgtgtttttgcaaaaaaaaaaaaaaaatttttttcctggggaaaaataaaaagagctctGACTCTTACAAGGGCTTGGTAAGGAAGCCCTGA
- the SLC7A10 gene encoding asc-type amino acid transporter 1 isoform X2: protein MAGHTQQPSGRGNPGPAPSPSPGRGPGPGTSERVALKKEIGLVSACTIIIGNIIGSGIFISPKGVLEHSGSVGLALFVWVLGGGITALGSLCYAELGVAIPKSGGDYAYVTEIFGGLAGFLLLWSAVLIMYPTSLAVISMTFSNYVLQPVFPNCIPPAAASRALSMACLMLLTWVNSSSVRWATRIQDVFTGGKLLALSLIIGVGFVQIFQGHFEELRPSNAFDFWMMPSVGHLALAFLQGSFAFSGWNFLNYVTEELVDPRKNLPRAIFISIPLVTFVYTFTNVAYFTAMSPQELLASNAVAVTVLLWCPRGAPAQPASHDPRQTLHPYSRPPRLLRGHGSHHARGRHVHAHQLRVLHQLPLLWCHHPGPARAALEAAGAPQAHQGEPPHPRGVFGLLGIPAGLQLHLGAHGVWGRRYHHPHGGARLLPGSILEKQTKVCAQTHRVSDTLGPGAVFRGLPAGLPRGGGKWPLPALPTACHGQALEDTMRHLWSLKQLFLFTCCLLRRCFCKKKKKIFFLGKNKKSSDSYKGLVRKP, encoded by the exons TGGTGAGCGCCTGTACCATCATCATCG GAAACATCATTGGCTCGGGCATCTTCATCTCCCCCAAAGGGGTCCTAGAGCACTCTGGCTCTGTGGGTCTGGCCCTCTTCGTCTGGGTCCTGGGTGGAGGCATCACTGCCCTGGGCTCACTCTGCTATGCAGAGCTGGGAGTGGCCATCCCCAAGTCTGGCGGGGACTACGCCTATGTCACTGAGATCTTTGGGGGCCTGGCTGG CTTCCTGCTGCTCTGGAGCGCCGTGCTCATCATGTACCCCACGAGCCTGGCTGTCATCTCCATGACTTTCTCCAACTACGTGCTGCAGCCGGTGTTCCCCAACTGCATCCCGCCGGCCGCCGCCTCCCGTGCACTCTCCATGGCTTGCCTGA TGCTCTTGACGTGGGTGAACAGCTCGAGTGTGCGCTGGGCCACGCGCATCCAGGACGTGTTCACCGGCGGGAAGCTGCTGGCCCTCTCACTCATCATTGGCGTGGGCTTTGTCCAGATCTTCCAAG GACACTTCGAGGAGCTGAGGCCCAGCAATGCCTTTGACTTCTGGATGATGCCATCCGTGGGCCACCTGGCCCTGGCCTTCCTCCAGGGCTCCTTCGCCTTCAGTGGCTGGAACTTCCTCAACTACGtcacagaggagctggtggaccCTCGAAA GAACCTACCTCGTGCCATCTTCATCTCCATCCCCCTGGTGACCTTTGTGTACACCTTCACCAATGTCGCCTACTTCACTGCCATGTCCCCCCAGGAGCTGCTGGCCTCCAATGCCGTGGCCGTG ACTGTGCTTCTCTGGTGCCCGAGAGGGGCACCTGCCCAGCCTGCTAGCCATGATCCACGTCAGACGCTGCACCCCTATTCCCGCCCTCCTCGTCTGT TGCGGGGCCACGGCAGTCATCATGCTCGTGGGAGACACGTACACGCTCATCAACTACGTGTCCTTCATCAACTACCTCTGCTATGGTGTCACCATCCTGGGCCTGCTCGTGCTGCGCTGGAGGCGGCCGGCGCTCCACAGGCCCATCAAG GTGAACCTCCTCATCCCCGTGGCGTATTTGGTCTTCTGGGCATTCCTGCTGGTCTTCAGCTTCATCTCGGAGCCCATGGTGTGTGGGGTAGGCGTTATCATCATCCTCACGGGGGTGCCCGTCTTCTTCCTGGGAGCATTCTGGAGAAGCAAACCAAAGTGTGTGCACAGACTCACAG AGTCAGTGACACGCTGGGGCCAGGAGCTGTGTTTCGTGGTCTACCCGCAGGGCtccccagaggaggaggaaaatggcccCTGCCAgccctccccactgcctgccACGGACAAGCCCTTGAAGACACAATGAGACATTTGTGGAGCCTGAAGCAGCTGTTTCTGTTTACATGTTGTTTATTGAGGAGgtgtttttgcaaaaaaaaaaaaaaaatttttttcctggggaaaaataaaaagagctctGACTCTTACAAGGGCTTGGTAAGGAAGCCCTGA
- the SLC7A10 gene encoding asc-type amino acid transporter 1 isoform X5: MAGHTQQPSGRGNPGPAPSPSPGRGPGPGTSERVALKKEIGLVSACTIIIGNIIGSGIFISPKGVLEHSGSVGLALFVWVLGGGITALGSLCYAELGVAIPKSGGDYAYVTEIFGGLAGFLLLWSAVLIMYPTSLAVISMTFSNYVLQPVFPNCIPPAAASRALSMACLMLLTWVNSSSVRWATRIQDVFTGGKLLALSLIIGVGFVQIFQGHFEELRPSNAFDFWMMPSVGHLALAFLQGSFAFSGWNFLNYVTEELVDPRKNLPRAIFISIPLVTFVYTFTNVAYFTAMSPQELLASNAVAVTVLLWCPRGAPAQPASHDPRQTLHPYSRPPRLCEPPHPRGVFGLLGIPAGLQLHLGAHGVWGRRYHHPHGGARLLPGSILEKQTKVCAQTHRVSDTLGPGAVFRGLPAGLPRGGGKWPLPALPTACHGQALEDTMRHLWSLKQLFLFTCCLLRRCFCKKKKKIFFLGKNKKSSDSYKGLVRKP, encoded by the exons TGGTGAGCGCCTGTACCATCATCATCG GAAACATCATTGGCTCGGGCATCTTCATCTCCCCCAAAGGGGTCCTAGAGCACTCTGGCTCTGTGGGTCTGGCCCTCTTCGTCTGGGTCCTGGGTGGAGGCATCACTGCCCTGGGCTCACTCTGCTATGCAGAGCTGGGAGTGGCCATCCCCAAGTCTGGCGGGGACTACGCCTATGTCACTGAGATCTTTGGGGGCCTGGCTGG CTTCCTGCTGCTCTGGAGCGCCGTGCTCATCATGTACCCCACGAGCCTGGCTGTCATCTCCATGACTTTCTCCAACTACGTGCTGCAGCCGGTGTTCCCCAACTGCATCCCGCCGGCCGCCGCCTCCCGTGCACTCTCCATGGCTTGCCTGA TGCTCTTGACGTGGGTGAACAGCTCGAGTGTGCGCTGGGCCACGCGCATCCAGGACGTGTTCACCGGCGGGAAGCTGCTGGCCCTCTCACTCATCATTGGCGTGGGCTTTGTCCAGATCTTCCAAG GACACTTCGAGGAGCTGAGGCCCAGCAATGCCTTTGACTTCTGGATGATGCCATCCGTGGGCCACCTGGCCCTGGCCTTCCTCCAGGGCTCCTTCGCCTTCAGTGGCTGGAACTTCCTCAACTACGtcacagaggagctggtggaccCTCGAAA GAACCTACCTCGTGCCATCTTCATCTCCATCCCCCTGGTGACCTTTGTGTACACCTTCACCAATGTCGCCTACTTCACTGCCATGTCCCCCCAGGAGCTGCTGGCCTCCAATGCCGTGGCCGTG ACTGTGCTTCTCTGGTGCCCGAGAGGGGCACCTGCCCAGCCTGCTAGCCATGATCCACGTCAGACGCTGCACCCCTATTCCCGCCCTCCTCGTCTGT GTGAACCTCCTCATCCCCGTGGCGTATTTGGTCTTCTGGGCATTCCTGCTGGTCTTCAGCTTCATCTCGGAGCCCATGGTGTGTGGGGTAGGCGTTATCATCATCCTCACGGGGGTGCCCGTCTTCTTCCTGGGAGCATTCTGGAGAAGCAAACCAAAGTGTGTGCACAGACTCACAG AGTCAGTGACACGCTGGGGCCAGGAGCTGTGTTTCGTGGTCTACCCGCAGGGCtccccagaggaggaggaaaatggcccCTGCCAgccctccccactgcctgccACGGACAAGCCCTTGAAGACACAATGAGACATTTGTGGAGCCTGAAGCAGCTGTTTCTGTTTACATGTTGTTTATTGAGGAGgtgtttttgcaaaaaaaaaaaaaaaatttttttcctggggaaaaataaaaagagctctGACTCTTACAAGGGCTTGGTAAGGAAGCCCTGA
- the SLC7A10 gene encoding asc-type amino acid transporter 1 isoform X4, with protein sequence MAGHTQQPSGRGNPGPAPSPSPGRGPGPGTSERVALKKEIGLVSACTIIIGNIIGSGIFISPKGVLEHSGSVGLALFVWVLGGGITALGSLCYAELGVAIPKSGGDYAYVTEIFGGLAGFLLLWSAVLIMYPTSLAVISMTFSNYVLQPVFPNCIPPAAASRALSMACLMLLTWVNSSSVRWATRIQDVFTGGKLLALSLIIGVGFVQIFQGHFEELRPSNAFDFWMMPSVGHLALAFLQGSFAFSGWNFLNYVTEELVDPRKNLPRAIFISIPLVTFVYTFTNVAYFTAMSPQELLASNAVAVTFGEKLLGYFSWVMPVSVALSTFGGINGYLFTSSRLCFSGAREGHLPSLLAMIHVRRCTPIPALLVCVNLLIPVAYLVFWAFLLVFSFISEPMVCGVGVIIILTGVPVFFLGAFWRSKPKCVHRLTGLPRGGGKWPLPALPTACHGQALEDTMRHLWSLKQLFLFTCCLLRRCFCKKKKKIFFLGKNKKSSDSYKGLVRKP encoded by the exons TGGTGAGCGCCTGTACCATCATCATCG GAAACATCATTGGCTCGGGCATCTTCATCTCCCCCAAAGGGGTCCTAGAGCACTCTGGCTCTGTGGGTCTGGCCCTCTTCGTCTGGGTCCTGGGTGGAGGCATCACTGCCCTGGGCTCACTCTGCTATGCAGAGCTGGGAGTGGCCATCCCCAAGTCTGGCGGGGACTACGCCTATGTCACTGAGATCTTTGGGGGCCTGGCTGG CTTCCTGCTGCTCTGGAGCGCCGTGCTCATCATGTACCCCACGAGCCTGGCTGTCATCTCCATGACTTTCTCCAACTACGTGCTGCAGCCGGTGTTCCCCAACTGCATCCCGCCGGCCGCCGCCTCCCGTGCACTCTCCATGGCTTGCCTGA TGCTCTTGACGTGGGTGAACAGCTCGAGTGTGCGCTGGGCCACGCGCATCCAGGACGTGTTCACCGGCGGGAAGCTGCTGGCCCTCTCACTCATCATTGGCGTGGGCTTTGTCCAGATCTTCCAAG GACACTTCGAGGAGCTGAGGCCCAGCAATGCCTTTGACTTCTGGATGATGCCATCCGTGGGCCACCTGGCCCTGGCCTTCCTCCAGGGCTCCTTCGCCTTCAGTGGCTGGAACTTCCTCAACTACGtcacagaggagctggtggaccCTCGAAA GAACCTACCTCGTGCCATCTTCATCTCCATCCCCCTGGTGACCTTTGTGTACACCTTCACCAATGTCGCCTACTTCACTGCCATGTCCCCCCAGGAGCTGCTGGCCTCCAATGCCGTGGCCGTG ACCTTCGGGGAGAAGCTGCTGGGCTACTTTTCTTGGGTCATGCCCGTCTCCGTGGCACTTTCCACTTTTGGAGGGATCAATGGCTACCTGTTCACCTCCTCCAG ACTGTGCTTCTCTGGTGCCCGAGAGGGGCACCTGCCCAGCCTGCTAGCCATGATCCACGTCAGACGCTGCACCCCTATTCCCGCCCTCCTCGTCTGT GTGAACCTCCTCATCCCCGTGGCGTATTTGGTCTTCTGGGCATTCCTGCTGGTCTTCAGCTTCATCTCGGAGCCCATGGTGTGTGGGGTAGGCGTTATCATCATCCTCACGGGGGTGCCCGTCTTCTTCCTGGGAGCATTCTGGAGAAGCAAACCAAAGTGTGTGCACAGACTCACAG GGCtccccagaggaggaggaaaatggcccCTGCCAgccctccccactgcctgccACGGACAAGCCCTTGAAGACACAATGAGACATTTGTGGAGCCTGAAGCAGCTGTTTCTGTTTACATGTTGTTTATTGAGGAGgtgtttttgcaaaaaaaaaaaaaaaatttttttcctggggaaaaataaaaagagctctGACTCTTACAAGGGCTTGGTAAGGAAGCCCTGA
- the SLC7A10 gene encoding asc-type amino acid transporter 1 isoform X6, whose product MAGHTQQPSGRGNPGPAPSPSPGRGPGPGTSERVALKKEIGLVSACTIIIGNIIGSGIFISPKGVLEHSGSVGLALFVWVLGGGITALGSLCYAELGVAIPKSGGDYAYVTEIFGGLAGFLLLWSAVLIMYPTSLAVISMTFSNYVLQPVFPNCIPPAAASRALSMACLMLLTWVNSSSVRWATRIQDVFTGGKLLALSLIIGVGFVQIFQGHFEELRPSNAFDFWMMPSVGHLALAFLQGSFAFSGWNFLNYVTEELVDPRKNLPRAIFISIPLVTFVYTFTNVAYFTAMSPQELLASNAVAVTFGEKLLGYFSWVMPVSVALSTFGGINGYLFTSSRLCFSGAREGHLPSLLAMIHVRRCTPIPALLVCVNLLIPVAYLVFWAFLLVFSFISEPMVCGVGVIIILTGVPVFFLGAFWRSKPKCVHRLTESVTRWGQELCFVVYPQGSPEEEENGPCQPSPLPATDKPLKTQ is encoded by the exons TGGTGAGCGCCTGTACCATCATCATCG GAAACATCATTGGCTCGGGCATCTTCATCTCCCCCAAAGGGGTCCTAGAGCACTCTGGCTCTGTGGGTCTGGCCCTCTTCGTCTGGGTCCTGGGTGGAGGCATCACTGCCCTGGGCTCACTCTGCTATGCAGAGCTGGGAGTGGCCATCCCCAAGTCTGGCGGGGACTACGCCTATGTCACTGAGATCTTTGGGGGCCTGGCTGG CTTCCTGCTGCTCTGGAGCGCCGTGCTCATCATGTACCCCACGAGCCTGGCTGTCATCTCCATGACTTTCTCCAACTACGTGCTGCAGCCGGTGTTCCCCAACTGCATCCCGCCGGCCGCCGCCTCCCGTGCACTCTCCATGGCTTGCCTGA TGCTCTTGACGTGGGTGAACAGCTCGAGTGTGCGCTGGGCCACGCGCATCCAGGACGTGTTCACCGGCGGGAAGCTGCTGGCCCTCTCACTCATCATTGGCGTGGGCTTTGTCCAGATCTTCCAAG GACACTTCGAGGAGCTGAGGCCCAGCAATGCCTTTGACTTCTGGATGATGCCATCCGTGGGCCACCTGGCCCTGGCCTTCCTCCAGGGCTCCTTCGCCTTCAGTGGCTGGAACTTCCTCAACTACGtcacagaggagctggtggaccCTCGAAA GAACCTACCTCGTGCCATCTTCATCTCCATCCCCCTGGTGACCTTTGTGTACACCTTCACCAATGTCGCCTACTTCACTGCCATGTCCCCCCAGGAGCTGCTGGCCTCCAATGCCGTGGCCGTG ACCTTCGGGGAGAAGCTGCTGGGCTACTTTTCTTGGGTCATGCCCGTCTCCGTGGCACTTTCCACTTTTGGAGGGATCAATGGCTACCTGTTCACCTCCTCCAG ACTGTGCTTCTCTGGTGCCCGAGAGGGGCACCTGCCCAGCCTGCTAGCCATGATCCACGTCAGACGCTGCACCCCTATTCCCGCCCTCCTCGTCTGT GTGAACCTCCTCATCCCCGTGGCGTATTTGGTCTTCTGGGCATTCCTGCTGGTCTTCAGCTTCATCTCGGAGCCCATGGTGTGTGGGGTAGGCGTTATCATCATCCTCACGGGGGTGCCCGTCTTCTTCCTGGGAGCATTCTGGAGAAGCAAACCAAAGTGTGTGCACAGACTCACAG AGTCAGTGACACGCTGGGGCCAGGAGCTGTGTTTCGTGGTCTACCCGCAGGGCtccccagaggaggaggaaaatggcccCTGCCAgccctccccactgcctgccACGGACAAGCCCTTGAAGACACAATGA
- the SLC7A10 gene encoding asc-type amino acid transporter 1 isoform X3 has protein sequence MAGHTQQPSGRGNPGPAPSPSPGRGPGPGTSERVALKKEIGLVSACTIIIGNIIGSGIFISPKGVLEHSGSVGLALFVWVLGGGITALGSLCYAELGVAIPKSGGDYAYVTEIFGGLAGFLLLWSAVLIMYPTSLAVISMTFSNYVLQPVFPNCIPPAAASRALSMACLMLLTWVNSSSVRWATRIQDVFTGGKLLALSLIIGVGFVQIFQGHFEELRPSNAFDFWMMPSVGHLALAFLQGSFAFSGWNFLNYVTEELVDPRKNLPRAIFISIPLVTFVYTFTNVAYFTAMSPQELLASNAVAVTFGEKLLGYFSWVMPVSVALSTFGGINGYLFTSSRLCFSGAREGHLPSLLAMIHVRRCTPIPALLVCCGATAVIMLVGDTYTLINYVSFINYLCYGVTILGLLVLRWRRPALHRPIKVNLLIPVAYLVFWAFLLVFSFISEPMVCGVGVIIILTGVPVFFLGAFWRSKPKCVHRLTESVTRWGQELCFVVYPQGSPEEEENGPCQPSPLPATDKPLKTQ, from the exons TGGTGAGCGCCTGTACCATCATCATCG GAAACATCATTGGCTCGGGCATCTTCATCTCCCCCAAAGGGGTCCTAGAGCACTCTGGCTCTGTGGGTCTGGCCCTCTTCGTCTGGGTCCTGGGTGGAGGCATCACTGCCCTGGGCTCACTCTGCTATGCAGAGCTGGGAGTGGCCATCCCCAAGTCTGGCGGGGACTACGCCTATGTCACTGAGATCTTTGGGGGCCTGGCTGG CTTCCTGCTGCTCTGGAGCGCCGTGCTCATCATGTACCCCACGAGCCTGGCTGTCATCTCCATGACTTTCTCCAACTACGTGCTGCAGCCGGTGTTCCCCAACTGCATCCCGCCGGCCGCCGCCTCCCGTGCACTCTCCATGGCTTGCCTGA TGCTCTTGACGTGGGTGAACAGCTCGAGTGTGCGCTGGGCCACGCGCATCCAGGACGTGTTCACCGGCGGGAAGCTGCTGGCCCTCTCACTCATCATTGGCGTGGGCTTTGTCCAGATCTTCCAAG GACACTTCGAGGAGCTGAGGCCCAGCAATGCCTTTGACTTCTGGATGATGCCATCCGTGGGCCACCTGGCCCTGGCCTTCCTCCAGGGCTCCTTCGCCTTCAGTGGCTGGAACTTCCTCAACTACGtcacagaggagctggtggaccCTCGAAA GAACCTACCTCGTGCCATCTTCATCTCCATCCCCCTGGTGACCTTTGTGTACACCTTCACCAATGTCGCCTACTTCACTGCCATGTCCCCCCAGGAGCTGCTGGCCTCCAATGCCGTGGCCGTG ACCTTCGGGGAGAAGCTGCTGGGCTACTTTTCTTGGGTCATGCCCGTCTCCGTGGCACTTTCCACTTTTGGAGGGATCAATGGCTACCTGTTCACCTCCTCCAG ACTGTGCTTCTCTGGTGCCCGAGAGGGGCACCTGCCCAGCCTGCTAGCCATGATCCACGTCAGACGCTGCACCCCTATTCCCGCCCTCCTCGTCTGT TGCGGGGCCACGGCAGTCATCATGCTCGTGGGAGACACGTACACGCTCATCAACTACGTGTCCTTCATCAACTACCTCTGCTATGGTGTCACCATCCTGGGCCTGCTCGTGCTGCGCTGGAGGCGGCCGGCGCTCCACAGGCCCATCAAG GTGAACCTCCTCATCCCCGTGGCGTATTTGGTCTTCTGGGCATTCCTGCTGGTCTTCAGCTTCATCTCGGAGCCCATGGTGTGTGGGGTAGGCGTTATCATCATCCTCACGGGGGTGCCCGTCTTCTTCCTGGGAGCATTCTGGAGAAGCAAACCAAAGTGTGTGCACAGACTCACAG AGTCAGTGACACGCTGGGGCCAGGAGCTGTGTTTCGTGGTCTACCCGCAGGGCtccccagaggaggaggaaaatggcccCTGCCAgccctccccactgcctgccACGGACAAGCCCTTGAAGACACAATGA